From Hippea alviniae EP5-r, the proteins below share one genomic window:
- the cobI gene encoding precorrin-2 C(20)-methyltransferase, giving the protein MLYVIGVGVGKPEFLTLEALEKLRKSDIVIVPKSKKSSRSVAFNVIKDFVDKDKIQFFSFPTTNDKDELKRAYDSQALMIEKLLNEGKTVSYTTIGDVSIYSTFNYLSERLKDLGIYFEIIPGIPSFVAFADRIKIPLSLKDESFAVVEMKKGVGHIVKLFEYFDTVVIMKVNNRIDELLEIVEMVKPKDAWLGKNLFLEKEEIVDLNKTDKINEAYLSLAVLRR; this is encoded by the coding sequence ATGCTCTATGTAATAGGTGTAGGAGTAGGAAAGCCAGAATTTTTAACACTTGAAGCTTTAGAGAAGCTCAGAAAGAGCGATATAGTAATAGTTCCAAAGTCTAAGAAGTCTTCAAGAAGCGTGGCTTTTAATGTGATAAAAGACTTTGTCGATAAAGATAAGATTCAATTTTTCTCTTTTCCAACAACAAACGACAAGGATGAACTTAAAAGAGCTTACGACTCTCAAGCTCTCATGATAGAAAAGCTGCTAAACGAAGGAAAAACGGTAAGTTATACGACAATAGGCGATGTATCAATCTATAGCACATTCAACTATCTATCAGAAAGATTAAAAGATTTAGGGATTTATTTTGAGATAATACCAGGCATACCTTCATTTGTAGCTTTTGCAGATAGGATAAAAATTCCGCTTTCTTTGAAAGATGAGAGCTTTGCCGTTGTTGAGATGAAAAAGGGTGTTGGGCATATTGTTAAACTCTTTGAATATTTCGATACTGTCGTTATAATGAAGGTTAACAATAGAATTGATGAGCTTCTTGAGATTGTTGAGATGGTAAAGCCAAAGGACGCTTGGCTTGGAAAGAATCTGTTTTTGGAAAAAGAAGAGATAGTCGATTTGAATAAAACAGACAAAATCAACGAAGCCTATCTCTCCCTTGCTGTTTTAAGAAGATGA
- a CDS encoding ABC transporter substrate-binding protein: MKLTKSTVLAALIVLFSFNLSFAYKRVVLLAPDVADIFHKLNLDNVVVGKTKNVKLFKNAKIVGTHLSVNTEILISLKPDLIVARRKTEFDASKLKGVKILIYNPHTLKGIIKEIKLIGKMFNRGKKAEELTKNLLDKIKQLKPIKHKPKVVFEIMQTPYLVAGKKCIVNDIIQTAGGINIINKNRMFVRTLQENILLKKPDIYIYEVGPMNKNPTPPNKRAIFKDTSMLIVKVDESKFLRSNTVSFDSVVYLNNLFYEWSKNRK; encoded by the coding sequence ATGAAGCTTACGAAATCAACAGTATTAGCTGCTCTAATCGTTTTATTTTCTTTTAATCTCTCCTTTGCATACAAAAGGGTTGTTCTGCTTGCTCCAGATGTAGCAGATATATTTCATAAGTTGAACCTTGACAATGTTGTTGTTGGGAAAACCAAGAATGTTAAATTATTCAAAAACGCTAAAATCGTAGGCACGCACTTGAGTGTGAATACAGAGATATTAATCTCCCTTAAGCCAGACTTGATAGTTGCTCGAAGAAAAACTGAATTTGACGCATCAAAATTAAAGGGCGTAAAAATTTTGATATATAACCCACATACCTTAAAAGGAATAATAAAAGAGATAAAACTCATAGGTAAAATGTTTAATAGGGGAAAGAAGGCTGAAGAACTCACAAAAAATCTCCTTGATAAGATAAAACAACTAAAACCAATAAAACACAAACCTAAGGTTGTATTTGAAATTATGCAAACGCCGTATCTTGTTGCGGGCAAAAAATGCATAGTAAACGATATCATTCAGACTGCAGGTGGAATAAACATAATAAACAAAAACAGAATGTTTGTGAGAACCCTGCAAGAGAACATTCTCCTAAAAAAGCCTGATATTTATATATACGAAGTTGGGCCTATGAATAAGAATCCAACACCGCCAAACAAAAGAGCTATCTTTAAAGATACAAGCATGCTTATAGTGAAGGTTGATGAGTCAAAATTCTTAAGGAGCAATACGGTATCATTCGATAGTGTTGTATATCTAAATAACCTATTTTACGAATGGAGCAAAAACAGAAAATGA
- the cobA gene encoding uroporphyrinogen-III C-methyltransferase, with amino-acid sequence MKGKLFIISAPSNYELLSLKSIEALKVCDIVLYDDLIDKKILSFSKGKNIYVGKRAKAHHTDQSLINSLIEDSLRKGLTVGRLKGGDTAFFSRVIEEIETAERLNAEIEIIPGITTASLFSSILKTPLTARNISKGVIFITGHSADTDIENYYDFEAIVRLNMTIVIYMGVLNFEKIAEKLLECGMDKNTPVCAGESLGFENEKIICFELKNKECISLIKPPAIIVIGEILRREGVFDALCNRCRSRKARIFNT; translated from the coding sequence ATGAAGGGCAAGCTTTTTATAATATCTGCACCATCAAACTATGAACTGCTCAGCCTAAAATCCATAGAAGCTTTAAAGGTGTGCGATATAGTGTTATATGATGACCTTATAGACAAAAAGATACTCTCATTCTCAAAAGGAAAGAATATATATGTTGGCAAAAGGGCTAAAGCTCATCACACAGACCAGTCTTTAATAAATTCGCTTATCGAAGATAGCCTAAGGAAAGGTTTAACAGTTGGAAGATTGAAAGGTGGTGATACGGCTTTTTTCAGCAGAGTTATAGAAGAGATAGAAACAGCAGAAAGGCTCAATGCAGAAATAGAGATAATACCCGGCATCACAACAGCTTCTCTATTCTCTTCAATTCTAAAAACTCCGCTAACGGCAAGAAATATATCAAAAGGCGTTATATTTATAACAGGACACAGTGCAGATACAGATATAGAGAACTATTACGATTTTGAAGCTATTGTGAGATTGAATATGACGATAGTTATCTATATGGGTGTGCTGAATTTTGAAAAGATAGCAGAAAAACTTTTGGAATGCGGAATGGACAAAAATACACCTGTATGTGCGGGTGAAAGTTTGGGTTTTGAAAACGAAAAAATAATCTGTTTTGAGCTGAAGAACAAAGAGTGTATAAGCCTAATAAAGCCACCTGCGATTATTGTTATAGGAGAAATCCTAAGAAGGGAAGGTGTTTTTGATGCTCTATGTAATAGGTGTAGGAGTAGGAAAGCCAGAATTTTTAACACTTGA
- a CDS encoding ABC transporter ATP-binding protein: protein MKAVEIENLSIERESFSLKIKKLTIEEGQKVAILGENGSGKTTLLLAIAGFIESNIRVFSKDISNLKPIDKASILSFLPQFSDFSLNSTAFKVVLLGRYHIKNGLFDEEDLKNTEEILEKLKMKHLARKQFKALSGGQKRLILIAKTINQDSKVMVFDEPLSSVDIKYSKIVAEYLKSLRKTIISSVHDINLALAYFDRVIILKDGRIIFDDSPNKITKEVIDEAYEINSISCSNRFIFF, encoded by the coding sequence ATGAAAGCGGTTGAGATAGAGAATCTTTCAATAGAAAGGGAGAGCTTTAGTTTAAAGATAAAGAAACTAACCATAGAAGAAGGGCAAAAAGTAGCAATTCTTGGAGAAAACGGCAGTGGAAAAACGACACTATTGCTTGCAATAGCAGGATTTATAGAGTCAAACATAAGGGTATTTTCAAAAGATATATCAAACCTTAAACCGATAGATAAAGCATCCATTCTCTCTTTTTTGCCACAATTCAGTGATTTTTCTTTGAACAGTACTGCCTTTAAGGTTGTTTTACTCGGCAGGTATCACATAAAAAATGGTCTCTTTGACGAAGAAGATTTAAAGAACACAGAAGAGATATTGGAAAAACTTAAGATGAAACACTTGGCAAGAAAGCAGTTTAAAGCTCTCTCTGGTGGACAAAAGAGACTTATTCTGATAGCAAAAACCATTAATCAAGATTCAAAGGTTATGGTTTTTGACGAACCGTTATCATCTGTGGATATAAAATACTCAAAAATCGTGGCAGAGTACTTAAAGAGCCTAAGAAAAACTATAATATCTTCTGTTCACGATATTAATTTAGCTTTAGCTTATTTTGATAGAGTAATAATTTTAAAAGACGGCAGGATAATATTTGATGATAGCCCAAACAAAATAACTAAGGAGGTAATAGATGAAGCTTACGAAATCAACAGTATTAGCTGCTCTAATCGTTTTATTTTCTTTTAA
- the cobK gene encoding precorrin-6A reductase: MILLLAGTTESKEIAKKLKENFIISVATDYGYESFKRVFPNTIKANFDEESLAEFIKKKKITKIIDATHPFAFKISQTAKRVALKMKIEYKERKRKLEASTTYKKALFFSSKEDIFDFLRCNCKRIFFTIGSKRIDMFKEFFDNSIFRILPYENSIKHLRNLGINPKNIIAMEGLFSKNFNIAIIEEFDIDCIVTKNSGREGGLNNKIEAAKDKNIYILILQPDFFSD; encoded by the coding sequence ATGATACTTTTACTTGCAGGCACAACCGAAAGCAAAGAGATAGCAAAGAAGTTAAAAGAAAATTTTATCATATCTGTTGCAACAGATTATGGGTATGAGTCATTCAAAAGGGTGTTTCCAAACACAATAAAGGCAAATTTCGATGAAGAGAGCCTTGCAGAGTTTATAAAAAAGAAAAAGATAACAAAAATAATAGATGCAACGCATCCATTTGCTTTTAAAATAAGCCAGACTGCAAAAAGGGTTGCCTTAAAAATGAAAATAGAATACAAAGAGAGAAAAAGAAAACTTGAAGCGTCAACAACATACAAAAAAGCTCTCTTTTTTTCATCTAAGGAAGACATCTTTGATTTTTTAAGGTGCAACTGCAAAAGGATTTTTTTTACCATAGGTTCAAAGCGTATTGATATGTTTAAAGAGTTTTTTGATAATTCTATCTTTCGTATTCTCCCCTATGAAAACTCCATAAAACACCTAAGAAATCTCGGGATAAACCCTAAGAACATAATAGCCATGGAAGGCTTGTTCTCTAAGAATTTCAACATCGCAATAATAGAAGAGTTCGATATAGACTGTATAGTAACCAAAAACAGTGGAAGAGAAGGTGGGCTAAACAACAAGATAGAAGCAGCTAAAGACAAAAATATTTACATTTTAATACTGCAGCCTGACTTCTTTAGCGATTAA
- the cobM gene encoding precorrin-4 C(11)-methyltransferase produces MGKVYFIGAGPGDIELLTIKAVKILKRSDVVIYAGSLVNGDILSFTKKDAKVFDSSSMTLKEIINTMIDACKNGYDVARLHSGDPSIYGAIAEQMKELEKFNIEYEIIPGITSLFAAASKLKVQLTAPEISQTVVITRLEGRTKMPEDESIDKILSHGGTFCFYLSVDKLKEIVDACLRAGFDKDTPVAVCYRIGWKDEKIVKGNLKDITKKASGINRQALVIVGKVLNRDISNYSKLYDENFSHGYRKNSNNIDKQ; encoded by the coding sequence ATGGGTAAGGTTTACTTTATTGGTGCAGGGCCTGGAGATATAGAGCTTTTAACTATAAAGGCCGTTAAGATACTAAAAAGAAGCGATGTTGTTATATATGCAGGGAGTCTTGTTAATGGAGATATCCTTTCTTTTACAAAAAAAGATGCCAAGGTTTTTGACTCATCGTCTATGACGCTTAAGGAGATAATAAACACAATGATAGATGCTTGCAAAAATGGGTATGATGTTGCAAGGCTTCACTCAGGAGACCCATCCATATACGGAGCAATAGCAGAGCAGATGAAAGAACTTGAGAAGTTTAACATTGAATATGAGATAATACCCGGCATAACATCGCTGTTTGCAGCGGCATCTAAGTTAAAGGTTCAGCTAACTGCACCAGAAATTTCCCAAACCGTTGTCATAACACGCCTTGAAGGAAGAACAAAAATGCCCGAAGATGAGAGTATCGATAAAATACTCTCTCACGGTGGAACATTCTGCTTTTATTTATCTGTTGATAAGCTAAAAGAAATAGTGGATGCCTGTCTAAGGGCGGGTTTTGACAAAGATACGCCTGTTGCTGTCTGTTATAGGATTGGGTGGAAGGATGAGAAAATAGTAAAAGGCAACCTGAAAGATATAACTAAGAAGGCATCAGGCATAAATAGGCAGGCTCTTGTGATTGTAGGCAAGGTTCTAAATAGAGATATTTCAAACTATTCAAAACTTTATGATGAGAACTTCTCTCATGGATACAGAAAAAATAGCAATAATATCGATAAACAATAA
- a CDS encoding precorrin-8X methylmutase: MKGLSIEKRSFEIIEKKARLDGFTDKQKEIVKRVIHASGDIEIAKEIVFSKNAIEMAEKSIKERWSVVCDVNMVVSGITESLADKFNLKLYSFVHNRDIIERAERENRTRAEVSIEVANDMFDKILFVIGNSPTALLKIIELHDEGKLKESFIIAFPVGFVDAYESKKRLTETDLEYITNLSTKGGSPWAAAAFRAILKL, from the coding sequence ATGAAGGGTCTATCAATAGAAAAAAGAAGCTTCGAGATTATAGAGAAGAAGGCTCGTTTAGACGGTTTTACAGACAAACAGAAAGAGATAGTAAAAAGAGTTATACATGCAAGCGGAGATATAGAGATTGCCAAAGAGATAGTTTTCTCAAAAAACGCTATAGAGATGGCAGAAAAATCAATAAAAGAAAGATGGAGCGTTGTGTGTGATGTAAATATGGTTGTAAGCGGCATAACAGAATCGTTGGCAGATAAATTTAATCTAAAGCTTTATAGCTTCGTTCACAACAGAGACATAATCGAGAGAGCAGAAAGAGAAAACAGAACAAGGGCTGAAGTTTCGATTGAAGTCGCCAATGATATGTTTGATAAGATACTCTTTGTTATAGGCAACTCACCCACAGCTCTTCTTAAAATCATAGAGCTTCACGATGAAGGCAAACTGAAGGAGAGCTTTATAATTGCTTTTCCTGTTGGTTTTGTGGATGCGTATGAGTCTAAAAAGAGACTTACAGAAACAGACCTTGAATATATAACAAATCTCTCGACAAAGGGTGGAAGTCCATGGGCTGCTGCAGCTTTTAGGGCAATTTTAAAGCTATGA
- a CDS encoding cobalamin biosynthesis protein, whose amino-acid sequence MDTEKIAIISINNNSFSIALRISKSLKNCDLYVKNGITANKDVYIFDDLRAVFEDVFKRYKKIIGVMALGIATRMISGLPEDKRKDPAIVVVDSAGRFAISLLSGHEGGANELALDVCSSIGAQPVITTATESSKRYVIGVGSRKELKSENIEAAIQEACRMCNITPSHIRLAATCWHKKDDKALKEALDNLGLKTVFLPKFRYSSDVYCVDETAAKKHLGIKSVAEMSALIASFNPEFVLRKRDFDGVSIAIVRENLNG is encoded by the coding sequence ATGGATACAGAAAAAATAGCAATAATATCGATAAACAATAACTCTTTCTCTATAGCTTTAAGGATATCCAAATCCCTTAAAAATTGCGACCTGTATGTCAAAAACGGCATTACGGCAAATAAAGATGTGTATATCTTTGATGATTTGAGAGCTGTTTTTGAAGATGTATTTAAAAGGTATAAAAAAATAATAGGTGTTATGGCTTTGGGTATAGCAACAAGGATGATATCGGGTTTGCCTGAAGATAAAAGAAAAGACCCTGCTATCGTGGTTGTTGATAGTGCTGGAAGATTTGCGATTAGCCTGCTTTCTGGACATGAAGGTGGAGCAAATGAGTTGGCTTTGGATGTCTGCTCATCGATAGGAGCTCAACCTGTTATAACAACGGCAACAGAATCATCTAAGAGATATGTTATAGGAGTTGGCTCAAGAAAGGAACTAAAGAGTGAAAATATCGAAGCTGCTATACAAGAAGCATGCAGAATGTGTAATATAACACCATCTCATATTAGGCTTGCTGCGACATGTTGGCATAAGAAGGACGATAAAGCATTAAAAGAAGCTTTAGATAATCTTGGACTTAAAACCGTGTTTCTGCCAAAGTTTAGGTACTCAAGTGATGTCTATTGTGTTGATGAGACAGCCGCAAAGAAGCATTTAGGCATAAAAAGTGTGGCTGAGATGTCTGCTTTGATTGCATCTTTTAATCCAGAGTTTGTCTTAAGAAAGAGAGATTTTGACGGTGTGAGTATAGCGATAGTAAGAGAGAATCTAAATGGGTAA
- a CDS encoding cobalt-precorrin-7 (C(5))-methyltransferase gives MSEKHKNIWIISAGLGSKDFLTYRAVKTASDMDILAGDRRFESLFEHKNYVVLNRFFEDVDRIAQDTSSKIGFVVSGDASFFSLAKYIYEKYSERIVEVVPGVSSFQMAFSRLFETYEDVKFVSFHKELKENFKLGRKTFILCGKNKPSEILYYLDNKIADYDKFVCYNLGLKDEKIVKVEGDYNVPDSGLAVIVLIKRDG, from the coding sequence TTGTCGGAGAAGCATAAGAATATCTGGATTATATCTGCAGGATTGGGAAGCAAGGATTTTCTTACATACAGAGCTGTAAAGACAGCATCAGATATGGATATACTTGCGGGAGATAGAAGGTTTGAATCACTCTTTGAACATAAAAACTATGTTGTTCTAAACAGGTTTTTTGAAGATGTTGACAGAATAGCTCAAGACACAAGTTCAAAAATAGGTTTTGTTGTGTCTGGAGATGCCAGCTTTTTCTCTTTGGCAAAGTATATTTATGAGAAATATTCAGAAAGGATTGTTGAAGTTGTGCCCGGCGTATCAAGTTTTCAGATGGCTTTCTCAAGACTCTTTGAAACATACGAAGATGTAAAGTTTGTCTCTTTTCATAAAGAGTTAAAAGAAAACTTTAAGCTTGGACGGAAAACATTTATATTGTGCGGCAAGAATAAACCATCAGAGATTCTCTATTATTTAGATAACAAAATAGCAGATTACGATAAATTTGTATGTTATAATCTTGGACTGAAGGATGAGAAAATAGTAAAGGTTGAAGGCGACTATAATGTGCCAGATAGCGGATTGGCAGTTATAGTTTTGATTAAGAGAGATGGGTAA
- a CDS encoding sirohydrochlorin cobaltochelatase, producing the protein MRVFLSFLIVFVLTFGVHLQSFGKAQHKGKVAIVLADFGTTYSTGFVDIENIKEAVQKAFPHEKVVFTFTSNIIRNIWHKRQHNKKFENNSKLKDFLYVKGPLATIADLQDEGYKTIIVQPTHIYDGEEFTDLLSYVNGLNSIKTMKKKYMPFKKLVIGRPALGRNVWKYDYHKDIEIAAKALKNDIELAKKNKAALVYMGHGNEHYSTGVYAELQKELRKMYHTDKIFVGTVEGFPSLEDVLSEVKRAGIKKVLLKPLMVVAGDHANNDMCGDEDSWKSAFKKEGINVVCSIHGLGENPEWVNIYIQHIKDVARDNGIKLR; encoded by the coding sequence ATGAGAGTTTTCTTAAGCTTTCTCATCGTTTTCGTTTTGACCTTTGGTGTTCATCTTCAATCTTTCGGAAAAGCCCAACATAAGGGCAAGGTGGCTATAGTTCTTGCAGACTTCGGAACGACTTATTCAACAGGGTTTGTTGATATTGAAAACATCAAAGAAGCCGTGCAGAAAGCATTTCCGCACGAAAAAGTTGTTTTTACATTCACTTCCAACATTATAAGAAACATTTGGCACAAAAGACAGCACAACAAGAAGTTTGAGAACAACTCAAAACTAAAAGATTTTCTCTATGTTAAAGGACCACTTGCAACAATAGCCGACTTGCAGGACGAAGGATACAAAACGATTATTGTTCAGCCAACCCACATTTATGATGGCGAAGAGTTTACAGACCTTCTATCTTATGTAAACGGTTTAAACTCTATAAAAACAATGAAAAAGAAGTATATGCCATTCAAAAAGCTCGTTATCGGAAGACCAGCCTTAGGAAGAAATGTTTGGAAATACGATTATCACAAAGATATAGAGATAGCAGCAAAAGCCCTAAAAAACGATATTGAGCTTGCAAAAAAGAATAAGGCTGCTTTGGTTTATATGGGACATGGAAACGAGCATTACTCAACAGGCGTATATGCTGAGCTTCAGAAAGAGCTAAGAAAGATGTATCACACCGATAAAATATTTGTTGGAACAGTTGAAGGATTCCCTTCTTTAGAAGATGTTTTGAGTGAAGTAAAAAGAGCGGGTATAAAGAAAGTTTTACTCAAACCTTTGATGGTTGTTGCTGGCGACCATGCAAACAACGACATGTGTGGAGACGAAGATTCTTGGAAGAGTGCATTTAAAAAGGAGGGGATAAATGTTGTTTGCTCCATTCATGGACTTGGAGAGAATCCAGAATGGGTAAATATATACATACAACATATAAAGGATGTTGCAAGAGATAACGGCATAAAACTAAGATGA
- the cbiD gene encoding cobalt-precorrin-5B (C(1))-methyltransferase CbiD, producing the protein MREGFTTGTAATAAAIGALILKKTGKKIKSVKVSLPMGDTIDIPVSFTDEKCVVVKDAGDDPDITNGIEIIAKAEVLKGKKGVEVKAGKGIGIVKKKGLQVEVGKPAINPVPMRMIKSNVEKFLEDNEFAVITIEVPKGEEIAKNTFNERLGIVGGISILGTTGIVKPMSLDALIASIKCEIDVILAEGKKYFFLVPGKIGERHIKSVKGDIPVVQVSNYFKDIFDYLANKGIKRFGIAGHPGKIAKISMGYYNTHSKHSPQANGFVCNLLGLKKNFNTIEEICKVYRLDKVASAVKDRIKKDYGFDVDVILFDMEGNIVGEA; encoded by the coding sequence GTGAGAGAAGGTTTTACAACGGGAACGGCTGCAACTGCTGCTGCTATAGGAGCTTTAATTCTCAAAAAAACAGGCAAAAAGATAAAAAGCGTAAAAGTTTCTCTTCCTATGGGCGATACTATTGACATTCCCGTCTCGTTTACAGATGAGAAGTGTGTTGTTGTTAAGGATGCAGGAGATGACCCTGATATTACAAACGGCATAGAGATAATAGCAAAGGCAGAAGTTCTAAAAGGCAAGAAGGGTGTTGAAGTTAAGGCGGGTAAAGGCATAGGAATAGTAAAAAAGAAGGGTCTTCAGGTTGAAGTAGGAAAACCTGCAATAAATCCTGTGCCTATGAGAATGATAAAATCAAATGTGGAGAAGTTTCTTGAAGATAATGAGTTTGCCGTAATAACGATTGAAGTTCCAAAGGGTGAAGAGATAGCAAAAAACACATTTAACGAAAGGCTCGGTATAGTTGGTGGTATATCAATATTGGGAACAACAGGCATTGTAAAGCCAATGAGTCTTGATGCTTTAATAGCTTCGATAAAGTGTGAGATTGATGTTATTTTAGCTGAAGGCAAAAAATACTTTTTTCTTGTTCCCGGTAAAATTGGAGAAAGACACATAAAAAGCGTAAAAGGAGATATCCCTGTTGTTCAGGTTAGCAATTACTTTAAAGACATATTTGACTATCTTGCCAATAAAGGAATTAAAAGGTTTGGTATAGCAGGTCATCCAGGAAAGATTGCAAAAATATCTATGGGCTATTACAATACCCACTCCAAACACTCACCACAAGCTAATGGATTTGTGTGCAATCTATTGGGATTGAAGAAAAATTTTAATACAATAGAAGAGATTTGTAAGGTTTACAGACTGGATAAAGTAGCTTCTGCTGTTAAGGATAGAATAAAAAAAGACTATGGATTTGATGTTGATGTAATTCTGTTCGATATGGAAGGGAATATTGTCGGAGAAGCATAA
- the cobJ gene encoding precorrin-3B C(17)-methyltransferase, which yields MGKIFVVGLGLGEENMSFGAKKAIEISDAVCGYESYINKIENMLKDKIVFRNGMGGEVERVKKAISLAKKGLTVSVVSSGDSSVYGMASLVYELSDIENIEIVPGITAAISVSARLGAPICEDFVALSLSDLLTPWELIKKRIDAVNYGDFVCAIYNPKSKKRTKQIEYALNRFRLRGNLICGAVKQCCSNHEEIKIMRIDEFDYDFVDMRTTIIVGNTKTYIKNGKMITPRGYDINR from the coding sequence ATGGGTAAAATTTTCGTTGTGGGTCTTGGCTTAGGTGAAGAAAATATGAGCTTTGGCGCCAAAAAAGCTATAGAAATCTCAGATGCCGTATGTGGATATGAGAGTTATATAAACAAGATAGAAAATATGCTTAAGGATAAGATAGTTTTTAGAAACGGCATGGGTGGTGAAGTTGAAAGGGTAAAGAAAGCCATTTCTTTAGCAAAAAAGGGTCTAACTGTTAGTGTTGTAAGTTCGGGAGACTCATCTGTCTATGGCATGGCTTCTCTTGTATATGAGCTTTCGGATATCGAAAATATAGAGATAGTGCCTGGCATTACGGCTGCAATATCTGTAAGTGCAAGATTGGGTGCGCCTATATGTGAAGACTTTGTGGCTTTGTCTTTATCCGATTTGCTTACACCATGGGAGTTGATAAAAAAGAGAATTGATGCGGTAAATTATGGCGATTTTGTGTGTGCTATTTACAATCCAAAAAGCAAAAAAAGAACAAAACAGATAGAGTATGCCCTAAACAGGTTTCGTTTAAGAGGCAATCTCATCTGCGGAGCAGTTAAGCAGTGCTGTAGTAATCACGAAGAGATAAAGATTATGAGAATAGATGAGTTTGATTACGATTTTGTCGATATGAGAACAACCATTATTGTTGGAAATACTAAGACATACATAAAAAATGGCAAAATGATAACACCACGTGGATATGATATTAATCGCTAA
- a CDS encoding FecCD family ABC transporter permease produces the protein MKIYLFLFFATLIAFLISITTGSVNINIFQMSEIEKTIIFNYRLPLSLEAAFIGSILGLSGAILQIILKNPLADGFTTGAASTAALGGVLVICIGLPYFFVPVFASVFGMLGISFAILLSKDSLKHTTLILAGIVVNIVATAIIGFLKYYYEESVGSIVFWLMGGFFNPNYIKSTILFVALIFSFIFFVKNSIKLDIMGFDFFTTSSMGINVKAFRSINYFISAFLVGIAVSFSGIIPFVGLIVPHISRFIGGFESKELIILSTILGALVMLLSETLARTIIKTEELPVGILTSIVGGLFFFYLMLKRKDNWNESG, from the coding sequence ATGAAAATTTATCTTTTTCTATTTTTCGCAACACTGATAGCATTTTTGATTAGTATCACAACGGGTTCTGTAAACATAAACATTTTTCAGATGAGCGAGATAGAAAAAACCATAATTTTTAATTACAGGCTGCCTTTATCCTTAGAGGCAGCCTTCATTGGTTCAATACTTGGATTGTCCGGCGCAATACTTCAAATAATACTAAAGAATCCGCTTGCAGATGGGTTTACCACTGGAGCGGCTTCAACGGCTGCATTAGGCGGAGTTTTGGTTATTTGTATTGGCTTGCCGTATTTTTTTGTTCCTGTATTCGCAAGTGTGTTCGGTATGCTTGGTATAAGCTTTGCAATTCTTCTGTCAAAAGACTCTTTAAAACATACAACATTGATACTCGCAGGAATAGTGGTAAATATCGTTGCAACGGCAATCATAGGTTTTCTGAAATACTATTACGAAGAGAGTGTTGGCAGTATTGTGTTTTGGCTTATGGGCGGATTTTTTAATCCAAATTATATCAAGTCTACTATTCTCTTTGTTGCTTTGATTTTTAGCTTTATCTTTTTTGTTAAGAACTCAATAAAATTAGACATAATGGGTTTTGACTTCTTTACAACAAGCTCAATGGGTATAAATGTAAAAGCTTTTAGGAGTATAAACTATTTTATCTCTGCGTTTTTGGTTGGCATAGCCGTTAGTTTTTCTGGAATTATACCGTTTGTTGGGCTTATAGTTCCACACATTTCAAGGTTTATTGGCGGTTTTGAATCCAAAGAGTTGATTATTTTATCAACGATTCTGGGAGCTTTGGTTATGCTTTTAAGCGAAACATTGGCAAGAACAATTATAAAGACAGAAGAGCTGCCTGTTGGTATCTTAACTTCAATCGTGGGCGGGCTATTTTTCTTTTATCTAATGCTCAAAAGAAAAGACAACTGGAATGAAAGCGGTTGA